A region of Deinococcota bacterium DNA encodes the following proteins:
- a CDS encoding type II toxin-antitoxin system Phd/YefM family antitoxin, whose amino-acid sequence MPIQTTYTNARANLAKLLDEVSNNHETIIITRRGAEDVVLISAAELSSLAETVHLLRSPKNAERLLTALHRALAGSDEPQAVEALRQDVGLGEKA is encoded by the coding sequence GTGCCTATCCAAACCACCTATACCAACGCGCGCGCCAACTTGGCCAAGCTGTTGGATGAGGTCAGCAACAATCACGAGACCATCATCATCACCCGGCGCGGCGCGGAAGACGTGGTGCTCATCTCCGCGGCCGAACTCTCGAGCCTTGCGGAAACGGTCCATCTGCTACGCTCGCCAAAGAACGCCGAGCGCCTATTGACGGCTCTCCATCGGGCTCTAGCAGGCTCCGACGAACCGCAAGCGGTGGAAGCGTTGCGCCAGGACGTTGGACTTGGCGAAAAAGCGTAG